A single Dermacentor variabilis isolate Ectoservices chromosome 9, ASM5094787v1, whole genome shotgun sequence DNA region contains:
- the LOC142558305 gene encoding uncharacterized protein LOC142558305 → MQQETAALIFEHLRDRLLVYTDGSVSSDGSAAAAFTAPDISASRQCRLRFPASSTVAELAAIDLAADLLLQQCAVSSAAILSDSRAALGMLKKDYAGLPFVQRVGSKLRHLVNQGCDLALPRVPAHIGLPGNEAADALAKQALSTRFPLASSVTHFDVAKTAILRILRAQQPDPRIAAGTPPRLLPRAGLSRWDRSFLLRLRVGCYNTGARMHRLNGRGSPACLDCGEEETLEHLLLRCPAFDVERTALFASYRRVGLPCDSEGALLFPAAHPSIVMKVLPALLDFCCDTQLRARL, encoded by the coding sequence ATGCAACAGGAGACGGCTGCATTGATCTTCGAACATCTACGCGACCGACTCCTAGTGTACACTGACGGATCCGTGTCCAGTGACGGTTCCGCCGCTGCCGCGTTCACGGCACCGGACATTTCTGCGTCTCGACAGTGCCGCCTTCGTTTTCCTGCCTCGTCGACAGTCGCCGAACTCGCGGCGATTGACCTCGCGGCTGACCTACTTCTTCAGCAGTGCGCTGTCTCGTCTGCCGCGATACTGTCGGACTCGCGTGCGGCTCTGGGCATGCTGAAGAAGGACTATGCCGGTCTTCCGTTTGTGCAGCGCGTGGGATCAAAACTGCGCCATCTCGTAAatcagggctgcgatttggcacTGCCGCGGGTCCCCGCGCACATCGGCCTGCCCGGGAACGAAGCGGCCGACGCCCTCGCGAAGCAAGCTCTCTCGACTCGCTTCCCCCTCGCCAGCTCCGTCACACATTTCGACGTGGCCAAGACGGCGATACTGCGCATCCTCCGCGCGCAGCAGCCGGATCCGCGCATTGCTGCAGGTAcgccccctcgcctcctcccccgcGCGGGTCTCTCCCGCTGGGACCGCTCGTTTCTCCTTCGGCTGCGTGTCGGCTGCTACAACACGGGCGCCAGAATGCACAGACTGAACGGAAGAGGCAGCCCCGCGTGCTTGGATTGCGGCGAGGAGGAGACGCTTGAGCACCTTCTGCTCCGCTGCCCGGCCTTcgatgttgagcgcactgcgctATTTGCATCATACCGTCGTGTGGGACTGCCCTGTGACTCGGAGGGAGCACTTCTCTTTCCGGCAGCCCACCCTTCCATTGTCATGAAAGTGCTTCCTGCCCTACTTGACTTTTGCTGTGAcacgcagctgagagcgcggctgtaa